One Candidatus Flexicrinis proximus DNA window includes the following coding sequences:
- a CDS encoding creatininase family protein, translating into MHWEELTGDQFPKAVADAQGVCLLPLSVIERHAHHLPLGTDMYIGRELCRRAALLEPAVVFPDFIFTQILEARHCAGTIAIEPDLILKLMDNVACEIARNGLKKIVIVNAHGGNDYLMHFFLQTQLTSPRDYVVYVAQPPMAVDDDKEVSAQWETTVDGHAGEIETSAIMSIRPDLVRRSQLRGDDEGMPLNRLKALGDAGVSTGIWWYADHPTHYRGDGGSGTSQKGDLWLSAKARALANAIRLIKADAETPRLQNEFFHSLEYPNQK; encoded by the coding sequence ATGCACTGGGAAGAATTGACAGGCGACCAGTTCCCGAAAGCGGTAGCAGATGCACAAGGCGTTTGTCTGTTACCCCTTTCGGTCATTGAACGCCATGCGCATCACCTGCCATTGGGTACAGATATGTACATTGGACGCGAGTTGTGCAGGCGCGCTGCACTGCTCGAACCTGCAGTTGTGTTTCCGGATTTCATCTTCACGCAGATTCTAGAGGCGAGACATTGTGCAGGGACAATTGCGATCGAGCCCGATCTCATCCTGAAGCTGATGGATAATGTTGCATGCGAAATCGCTCGAAATGGCCTTAAAAAGATCGTCATTGTGAACGCCCACGGCGGCAACGACTACCTGATGCACTTCTTTCTCCAAACGCAGCTGACAAGCCCGCGAGATTACGTTGTATACGTCGCTCAACCTCCGATGGCTGTGGATGACGACAAGGAGGTTTCAGCCCAATGGGAAACGACAGTAGATGGCCACGCCGGCGAGATCGAAACGAGTGCCATTATGTCTATCCGCCCTGACTTGGTTCGCCGTAGCCAACTCCGTGGTGATGACGAGGGCATGCCGCTCAACCGGCTGAAGGCACTTGGCGACGCCGGTGTCAGTACGGGAATCTGGTGGTACGCAGACCATCCGACCCACTATCGCGGCGACGGTGGCTCCGGCACTTCACAGAAGGGCGATTTGTGGCTCTCGGCAAAAGCTCGTGCACTTGCTAATGCCATCAGGCTCATCAAGGCGGATGCGGAGACCCCACGGTTACAGAATGAGTTCTTTCATTCCCTAGAATATCCAAACCAGAAATAG
- a CDS encoding class I SAM-dependent methyltransferase, producing MLKMYGDLAHWWPLLSPPVDYAEEVAFFLQVLVDAKIPVFGSMLELGSGGGNNALHLKNHFSPVTLTDFSEEMLAVSQLLNPDCEHIQGDMRTLRLGRKFDFVFVHDAIDYMTTHADLASAIKTAAVHCKPNRTALFVPDYVRESFEPATEHGGEDGKDRAMRFMEWTYDPDPSDNTYITEYVYVLREGDEPVRIEHDRHICGLFSRADWLGHLRDAGFNARVLHDPFGREVFLSVLQ from the coding sequence ATGTTGAAAATGTACGGCGATCTGGCTCACTGGTGGCCCCTGCTCTCCCCTCCTGTAGATTATGCGGAGGAAGTCGCGTTCTTTCTGCAAGTCCTTGTGGACGCAAAAATTCCAGTGTTCGGGTCAATGCTTGAACTGGGCAGCGGGGGTGGAAACAATGCGCTGCACCTTAAGAACCACTTCTCTCCGGTCACGCTGACTGATTTTTCAGAAGAAATGCTGGCTGTGAGTCAACTTCTGAACCCGGACTGCGAGCATATCCAGGGTGATATGAGGACACTACGTTTGGGACGCAAGTTCGACTTTGTCTTCGTCCATGATGCGATCGACTATATGACTACGCATGCGGATTTGGCCTCGGCAATCAAGACCGCCGCAGTTCACTGCAAGCCCAACCGAACAGCGCTATTCGTTCCGGACTACGTGCGCGAATCGTTCGAACCGGCGACGGAACACGGTGGCGAGGACGGGAAAGACCGTGCTATGCGGTTTATGGAATGGACCTATGACCCCGATCCAAGCGACAACACGTACATTACTGAGTACGTGTATGTGCTGCGCGAGGGGGACGAACCAGTCCGTATCGAACATGATCGACATATATGCGGCCTATTCTCACGTGCGGATTGGCTGGGTCATCTTCGCGATGCCGGCTTCAATGCGCGAGTTCTACACGACCCGTTCGGCAGGGAGGTGTTCCTGTCCGTCCTACAATAG
- a CDS encoding D-2-hydroxyacid dehydrogenase family protein — protein sequence MLRIAIPDDYQDAVRTLDCFGKLAGHSVSVYNESAADLDALVALLQDADALVLIRERTAITAALLDRLPKLRFISQTGRGASHIDLKACTERRIAVAVGVGSPVAPAELTWALIMASIRRIPQEVSALKAGRWQTAPLGVGLYGRTLGIFGYGSIGTLIAHYGAAFGMRILVWGREGSRSRATADGLDVATSQHDLFSQSDVLSIHVKLSNETRGLITLAHLTAMKPSALVVNTSRAELIAPDALVDALRAGRPGFAAVDVYESEPVISHPLLLMDNVICTPHLGYVERDSYELYFGTAFDNLNTYFAGKLVTLANPEVTNRV from the coding sequence ATGCTAAGGATCGCCATTCCAGATGATTACCAGGACGCGGTTCGGACACTGGATTGTTTTGGCAAATTGGCCGGCCACAGCGTTAGTGTCTATAACGAGTCCGCAGCCGACCTCGACGCGCTAGTTGCACTGCTACAGGATGCCGACGCGCTGGTATTGATTCGCGAACGTACAGCAATCACCGCCGCCCTACTCGACCGACTGCCCAAGCTCAGGTTCATCAGTCAGACCGGGCGCGGCGCATCTCACATTGACCTCAAGGCTTGTACCGAACGAAGGATCGCGGTGGCAGTCGGGGTCGGATCTCCTGTCGCGCCTGCAGAACTCACGTGGGCGCTCATCATGGCGTCCATCCGCCGTATACCTCAGGAAGTTTCAGCCCTCAAGGCGGGGAGATGGCAGACGGCGCCGCTTGGCGTTGGCCTGTACGGTAGAACGCTCGGTATCTTCGGATACGGCAGCATTGGCACCCTGATCGCCCATTACGGCGCCGCATTCGGAATGCGTATTCTGGTTTGGGGCAGAGAGGGTTCACGATCGCGGGCTACGGCCGACGGTTTGGATGTCGCAACTAGCCAGCATGATCTCTTCAGCCAATCCGACGTTTTGAGCATCCATGTCAAACTATCGAACGAGACACGCGGGTTGATCACGTTAGCGCACCTTACTGCGATGAAACCGTCGGCGCTTGTCGTCAATACCAGCCGTGCGGAGCTGATTGCCCCTGACGCTCTTGTTGATGCGCTGCGTGCGGGGCGCCCCGGCTTTGCTGCTGTCGACGTCTATGAGTCAGAACCCGTAATCAGTCATCCGCTGCTGTTAATGGACAACGTGATCTGCACCCCGCATCTTGGTTATGTGGAGCGCGACAGTTATGAGCTGTATTTCGGCACTGCGTTTGACAACCTGAATACCTATTTTGCTGGCAAGCTTGTGACTCTGGCGAATCCCGAGGTCACAAACCGGGTTTAA
- a CDS encoding family 16 glycosylhydrolase, producing the protein MTLLRGVWILLFFVGSALNLGALAGSKDTELGPLAPTPVPGERYYAPFPVSITLDGNLGDWAGVPRVELVKPFGTVGVTFAAAADSEFLYFAADVTDDSIIAGQHNTDFWNEDSVELYLNGTGDLTLRSYQDGVAQITIPALNIGLDPEETVIAGVRGTTVGAQVIVVETPAGYAVELAIPLIGDIWTIIPEHQAVIGFQVHLNSASVTNRDTKLIWSKLDVADGSYQNPSLFGQLEFFEIGNEVVSELDESTNASEVSLDPSINWDSREWELRWSDEFDGPSGTPVDSFKWVADIGGQGWGNNELEYYTDRVENAALDGDGNLAIVARKDESGDLRCHYGECDYTSARLVTRGKFEFTYGRVEARIRIPRGQGIWPAFWMLGTNLTSVGWPASGEIDILENIGKEPRTVHGTVHGPGYSGTQGIGSGISIEDDFADDFHVYAIDWDSDAIRWYMDGEMYFAITPGDLGGREWVFDHDFYLLLNVAVGGNWPGFPDSTTEFPQTMLVDYVRVYTLAGQGN; encoded by the coding sequence ATGACGTTGTTGCGCGGTGTATGGATCCTACTATTCTTTGTTGGGAGCGCTCTCAACCTTGGCGCACTTGCTGGATCGAAGGATACGGAACTCGGCCCACTCGCGCCAACACCTGTCCCGGGTGAGCGTTACTATGCGCCGTTTCCTGTATCAATTACGCTGGACGGGAACCTTGGGGACTGGGCTGGCGTGCCGAGGGTCGAACTGGTCAAGCCGTTCGGAACAGTCGGCGTAACATTTGCTGCCGCTGCCGATTCCGAATTTCTGTACTTCGCAGCCGACGTAACGGACGACTCAATTATTGCCGGTCAGCACAACACCGATTTCTGGAATGAAGACTCGGTTGAGCTCTATTTGAACGGAACCGGCGATCTCACGCTTCGCAGCTATCAGGATGGCGTGGCGCAGATCACCATTCCCGCGCTTAACATCGGTCTGGACCCTGAAGAAACTGTGATTGCTGGCGTACGCGGAACTACAGTTGGGGCTCAAGTCATCGTTGTCGAAACCCCGGCAGGGTATGCTGTTGAGCTCGCTATTCCGCTGATCGGTGATATCTGGACGATCATTCCCGAGCATCAGGCCGTCATCGGATTTCAGGTCCACCTGAATTCGGCTTCGGTGACCAATCGAGATACCAAGCTGATTTGGTCCAAGCTGGACGTTGCAGACGGGTCGTACCAAAATCCCAGTCTCTTTGGACAGCTCGAATTCTTCGAGATTGGAAATGAAGTAGTGAGCGAACTGGACGAATCTACAAATGCCAGCGAGGTGTCGCTGGATCCTTCGATCAATTGGGACTCTCGCGAGTGGGAATTGAGATGGTCGGACGAATTCGATGGACCCTCGGGAACGCCGGTCGATTCGTTCAAGTGGGTTGCCGACATTGGCGGCCAGGGGTGGGGTAACAACGAACTCGAGTACTACACGGATCGTGTCGAGAACGCAGCACTTGACGGCGACGGAAATCTCGCCATCGTCGCCCGCAAGGATGAGTCAGGCGACCTACGCTGCCACTATGGCGAGTGTGATTACACCTCTGCACGCCTCGTAACCCGAGGCAAGTTCGAATTTACCTACGGACGAGTAGAAGCCCGCATCCGAATCCCGCGCGGACAGGGGATTTGGCCCGCATTCTGGATGTTAGGGACCAACCTTACTTCGGTCGGGTGGCCCGCCAGCGGTGAGATCGACATTTTGGAGAACATTGGCAAAGAACCTAGAACGGTCCACGGGACTGTTCATGGACCAGGGTACTCAGGGACACAGGGCATTGGCAGCGGAATCAGTATTGAAGACGATTTTGCCGATGACTTTCATGTCTATGCTATTGACTGGGATTCCGATGCAATTCGCTGGTATATGGACGGCGAGATGTACTTCGCGATTACTCCCGGCGATCTCGGCGGACGTGAGTGGGTCTTTGACCACGACTTCTATTTGCTGCTCAATGTGGCTGTTGGCGGCAATTGGCCCGGATTTCCTGATTCAACAACTGAGTTCCCTCAGACTATGTTGGTCGACTATGTGAGGGTCTATACGCTGGCAGGGCAGGGTAACTGA
- a CDS encoding glutamine synthetase: MSAALRDFLEIPYDQLEELNLAAKAQRLNRVAADVVREERMKYLTDEKRIKAVTVVFTDLEGRFHMLDYDKKFLLKSADNLTFDGSSVRGFSQQSESDLRLGIDWSAFYWLPADIFGAGKVLVFGEVLERDGTPYAADLRSVLKRFSAEQLAVSGFTFNVSNEIEGFIFRGRNAEQRYVETGEFEFMTTGGYYHSLPGDALRSFIDTSAEVQRAMGFQNEKDHPEVAPSQFEMNYSYAEAVIASDQVQLYKLIARQVAQRLDLTASFLPKPVTGVNGSGMHTNMSVSQNNSNLFWESAGKDGVSTTAWNFVQRILNAGRDICLILNPSVNSYRRLDPHFEAPNQIKASAIDRGSMVRIPIGNSKSARVEVRSIAPDANPYLAIYSLFRVGTDSSLSVENKVAPDAILPDNIYDAIYDFTASDLVKSILGSEVAEKYAGLKLASAERCPRLLGTKIKRAEIQFHHEVQNQYLWNQF; this comes from the coding sequence ATGAGCGCCGCCCTCCGTGATTTTCTGGAAATCCCCTACGATCAGCTCGAAGAACTGAACTTAGCTGCCAAAGCCCAGCGCCTTAACCGTGTCGCTGCCGACGTGGTGCGCGAAGAACGCATGAAGTATCTGACTGACGAGAAGCGGATCAAGGCCGTGACCGTGGTTTTCACCGACCTTGAGGGCCGATTTCACATGCTGGACTATGACAAGAAGTTCCTGCTCAAGTCCGCAGATAATCTGACATTTGACGGCTCGTCGGTTCGTGGTTTCTCTCAGCAATCAGAATCAGACCTGCGCCTCGGTATCGATTGGTCGGCGTTCTATTGGCTGCCTGCAGACATCTTCGGTGCCGGCAAAGTCCTGGTTTTTGGCGAAGTCCTGGAGCGCGATGGTACGCCGTATGCTGCGGATCTGCGTTCAGTACTCAAGCGGTTTAGCGCTGAACAGCTTGCCGTGAGCGGTTTCACGTTCAACGTATCGAACGAGATTGAAGGCTTCATCTTCCGCGGGCGCAATGCTGAGCAGAGGTATGTCGAAACCGGCGAATTTGAGTTTATGACGACAGGCGGCTACTACCATTCTCTGCCAGGCGACGCGCTTCGTTCGTTTATCGATACGTCGGCAGAAGTCCAGCGCGCGATGGGCTTCCAGAATGAGAAAGACCATCCCGAGGTCGCGCCATCGCAATTCGAAATGAACTACTCATATGCCGAGGCGGTGATTGCCTCCGATCAAGTTCAACTCTATAAGTTGATCGCGCGTCAGGTCGCGCAGCGTCTTGACCTGACAGCCAGTTTCCTTCCTAAGCCGGTCACTGGCGTCAACGGCAGCGGTATGCACACCAACATGTCGGTCTCGCAGAATAATTCAAACCTGTTCTGGGAGAGCGCTGGCAAAGATGGTGTGTCGACGACTGCGTGGAACTTCGTCCAGCGGATTCTGAACGCCGGTCGCGATATCTGCCTGATTCTGAATCCCAGTGTCAATTCATATCGTCGTCTCGACCCGCATTTCGAAGCACCGAACCAGATCAAGGCGTCTGCGATTGATCGCGGCAGTATGGTGCGTATTCCCATCGGGAATTCGAAGTCTGCACGCGTCGAAGTTCGCTCAATTGCCCCCGATGCGAACCCATATCTGGCTATTTATTCGCTCTTCCGCGTAGGCACCGACAGCAGCCTGAGCGTAGAGAACAAGGTTGCACCAGATGCGATCCTCCCAGATAACATCTATGACGCCATCTACGACTTCACCGCGAGCGATCTCGTGAAGTCCATCCTGGGTTCCGAAGTTGCCGAGAAATACGCTGGATTGAAACTCGCGTCGGCTGAACGCTGCCCGCGTCTGCTTGGCACCAAGATTAAGCGGGCCGAGATTCAGTTCCACCACGAAGTCCAGAACCAATATCTCTGGAATCAGTTCTAG
- a CDS encoding amino acid deaminase/aldolase, whose protein sequence is MPFAFVDLDLLNANSTALIQRAGNKSIRVASKSIRCIAILKHILRLNTAFQGSMCYSAAEAVHLSRNGLDDLLVAYPTWNEKQVDEVCAEVAIGKTITLMVDSAEHVTRLNSIAAKHNVILMVCLDVDLSMDMPGLHFGVWRSPVTSVEQAVRVYDSMARSSNLRLEGIMGYEAQVAGVGDKGGDLESRVVRLLKRHSIPRLRERRKAVVDALTARGAKLRIINGGGTGSLESTSQEDCVSEVTAGSGFYAPTLFDQFTGFAHLPSAGFAIEIVRQPRPNIYTCAGGGYVASGAAGKSKLPQPYLPRNSKLTKREAAGEVQTPIVYGGSEQLSLGDPIFMRHAKAGELCEHFNHLFLIANGEIVDRVPTYRGEGCKFL, encoded by the coding sequence ATGCCGTTCGCTTTTGTCGATCTCGATCTCCTCAATGCCAATTCTACTGCGCTAATCCAGCGAGCAGGCAATAAATCTATTCGTGTTGCTTCAAAGTCGATCCGCTGTATTGCTATTTTGAAGCATATTCTCCGCCTGAACACCGCCTTCCAGGGCTCAATGTGTTACTCCGCCGCCGAAGCTGTGCATCTCAGTCGGAATGGCCTGGACGATCTCTTGGTCGCCTACCCAACATGGAACGAAAAACAAGTAGATGAGGTCTGTGCGGAGGTTGCCATAGGGAAAACCATCACCCTTATGGTCGACAGCGCCGAGCATGTGACTCGTCTCAATTCGATTGCTGCCAAGCACAATGTAATACTCATGGTTTGCCTGGACGTTGATCTTTCGATGGATATGCCTGGTCTGCACTTCGGGGTTTGGCGTTCCCCTGTTACCAGCGTGGAACAGGCTGTTCGCGTTTACGATTCAATGGCTAGGAGCAGCAACCTTCGGCTCGAAGGGATCATGGGTTATGAGGCCCAGGTCGCCGGTGTGGGTGATAAGGGTGGTGACCTGGAATCGCGCGTGGTGCGCCTGCTCAAACGTCATTCGATACCCCGGCTCCGCGAGCGTCGCAAAGCAGTCGTAGATGCACTGACGGCTCGCGGGGCTAAACTGCGGATCATCAACGGCGGGGGTACGGGGAGCCTTGAAAGCACATCTCAGGAGGACTGCGTCTCCGAAGTCACTGCCGGGTCCGGGTTTTACGCCCCTACCCTTTTTGACCAGTTCACAGGATTCGCCCACCTGCCCTCAGCAGGATTCGCGATTGAGATTGTTCGGCAGCCCCGGCCGAACATCTATACGTGTGCGGGCGGCGGTTATGTGGCGTCTGGCGCGGCAGGAAAGTCCAAGCTGCCGCAGCCGTATCTGCCCCGCAACTCGAAGCTGACTAAGCGGGAAGCTGCGGGGGAAGTCCAGACCCCAATTGTGTATGGCGGGAGCGAACAACTCTCCTTGGGTGATCCGATCTTCATGCGCCATGCAAAAGCCGGAGAGCTTTGCGAACATTTCAACCACCTGTTTCTCATCGCAAACGGTGAAATAGTCGACAGAGTGCCGACCTATCGCGGAGAAGGATGTAAGTTCCTATGA
- a CDS encoding FAD-binding protein: MTTWRNWSGSVSCSPTGIAKPSSLDEIVSLVQTCAANGKTIRAVGSGHSFTPLVASDHQLVSLDNYVGLESVDGSAGTVTVRAGTKLKELGEQLFENGLAQENLGDINEQSIAGAISTGTHGTGVQFGSLSTQVTGLTLVTGTGQVITCSDTDNSTLFKAAQVSLGALGLIVSVTLRVIPRYVLKIDIRKRELSECLANLDAHNRDNRHFEFHWIPYTNTVQAKFTNVSDEPPTGRSILRTVNEYVIENGALWLFSAFNRQFPSMNERVCRTMAAFITDASGISHAHDVFATARLVKFQEMEYNLPADAFSVVLSEIDEMIRRKRIQVHFPIECRFVRGDDIYLSPAYGRNSAYIAVHMFRGMPYRHYFEEVEAICVKHGGRPHWGKMHFRTASTLEPSYPMWRAFQEQRSICDPYRMFTTPYIESILG, encoded by the coding sequence ATGACGACATGGCGCAACTGGTCGGGATCGGTCTCGTGTTCGCCGACGGGAATTGCGAAGCCGTCTTCGCTCGATGAGATCGTTTCGCTTGTTCAAACCTGCGCCGCAAATGGTAAGACAATTCGCGCCGTGGGGTCTGGACACTCATTTACACCACTGGTAGCGAGCGACCATCAACTGGTTTCGCTTGACAACTATGTCGGGCTGGAGAGTGTCGATGGATCGGCGGGTACCGTGACCGTTCGAGCAGGTACCAAATTGAAGGAGCTAGGCGAGCAGCTGTTCGAAAACGGTCTGGCGCAGGAGAATCTTGGCGACATAAACGAGCAGAGTATCGCGGGAGCAATCAGTACGGGTACACACGGGACCGGGGTTCAATTCGGCAGCTTATCGACGCAGGTCACGGGCCTGACGCTTGTGACCGGAACCGGGCAGGTCATCACCTGTTCGGACACAGACAATTCTACGTTATTTAAGGCGGCTCAGGTGTCACTTGGGGCACTTGGATTGATCGTGAGCGTGACCCTGAGAGTTATTCCCAGGTACGTCCTGAAGATCGATATCCGAAAACGCGAGCTAAGTGAATGTTTAGCGAATCTGGACGCACACAATCGCGATAACCGACACTTCGAGTTTCACTGGATCCCTTATACAAATACCGTTCAGGCTAAATTCACCAACGTGAGCGATGAGCCGCCAACAGGCAGGTCGATTCTGCGGACTGTAAACGAATATGTGATAGAGAATGGCGCCCTGTGGTTGTTCAGCGCATTTAACCGGCAGTTTCCATCGATGAACGAGCGCGTCTGCAGGACTATGGCGGCTTTTATCACGGACGCCAGCGGCATAAGCCACGCGCACGATGTCTTTGCTACTGCACGACTGGTCAAGTTTCAGGAGATGGAATATAACCTGCCCGCAGATGCCTTCAGCGTTGTGCTGAGCGAAATCGATGAGATGATCCGACGCAAGCGTATTCAAGTGCACTTTCCAATTGAGTGTAGATTCGTCCGCGGGGACGACATATACCTGAGTCCCGCCTACGGTCGCAATTCGGCCTACATCGCGGTTCATATGTTCAGGGGTATGCCATACAGACACTACTTTGAGGAAGTCGAAGCAATCTGCGTCAAACATGGCGGACGGCCCCATTGGGGAAAGATGCACTTTCGCACGGCCTCAACTCTTGAACCCTCCTACCCTATGTGGCGCGCGTTTCAGGAACAGCGGTCAATCTGCGATCCATATCGGATGTTCACGACGCCGTATATTGAGTCCATCCTTGGCTGA
- a CDS encoding DEAD/DEAH box helicase, with amino-acid sequence MQFQDLQLIQPLLRAVQSKGYDKPTPIQAQAIPHVLQGKDLIGCAQTGTGKSAAFALPILQRLVEKTPSRPGRHARVLVLTPTRELATQIGETFSEMSAHVNMRNTVIFGGVGQQPQVTAFRNGVDIIVATPGRLLDLMQQGLVRLNTIEIFVLDEADRMLDMGFIHDVRRIIATLPTQRQTLLFSATMPPDIVDLAQKILVNPVSVEVTPQATTVEKIEQSVFFVDKPNKRPLLEHLLRDHNFRRVLVFTRTKHGANKLAEQLERGGVRADAIHGNKSQGARERALANFKTGKSRVLVATDIAARGIDITDVTHVINYELPNEPESYVHRIGRTARAGASGIAYSFCDVEEREYLRDIEKLIRLRVPIVDEHPYVSNAASIPLPQRGNGSGESRPSQNNRRPQSNGSGAARPSQPQRNSSQSARRSGSSSEDRRFEHGRRSESSRRNAG; translated from the coding sequence ATGCAGTTTCAAGACCTACAGCTAATCCAGCCTTTGCTTCGCGCTGTGCAATCCAAGGGCTATGACAAACCTACGCCAATCCAGGCACAAGCAATTCCACACGTACTCCAGGGCAAAGATCTGATCGGCTGTGCACAAACCGGCACAGGTAAGTCAGCCGCCTTCGCACTTCCGATCCTCCAGCGACTTGTTGAGAAGACGCCATCACGACCGGGCCGCCATGCGCGCGTCCTCGTGCTCACGCCAACGCGCGAATTAGCTACACAAATCGGAGAAACATTCTCCGAGATGAGCGCGCATGTCAACATGCGAAACACTGTCATATTTGGCGGTGTCGGCCAGCAGCCTCAGGTGACAGCATTCCGTAACGGCGTGGACATCATAGTTGCAACGCCCGGACGTTTGCTGGACCTGATGCAACAGGGGCTAGTACGACTCAACACGATCGAGATATTCGTGCTGGACGAGGCAGATAGAATGCTCGACATGGGTTTTATCCATGACGTGCGACGCATTATCGCCACGCTCCCCACCCAGCGGCAGACGCTCCTGTTTTCGGCAACGATGCCCCCTGATATCGTCGATCTCGCTCAGAAGATCTTGGTCAATCCAGTCAGCGTGGAAGTTACTCCGCAGGCTACGACGGTTGAAAAGATCGAGCAGTCGGTGTTCTTCGTGGACAAGCCGAACAAACGTCCCCTCCTAGAGCACCTACTACGTGACCACAACTTCCGCCGCGTACTCGTATTTACACGTACAAAGCATGGCGCCAACAAACTGGCCGAACAATTGGAACGTGGCGGTGTACGCGCAGACGCCATTCACGGCAACAAGTCCCAGGGCGCTCGCGAGCGGGCGCTCGCGAATTTCAAGACGGGCAAATCTAGAGTTCTCGTTGCGACGGATATCGCCGCGCGCGGGATCGACATCACGGACGTGACACATGTCATCAATTACGAACTTCCGAATGAACCAGAGAGCTACGTTCACCGCATTGGCCGTACGGCACGCGCTGGCGCTTCTGGAATTGCGTATTCATTCTGTGATGTAGAAGAACGCGAGTATCTCCGCGACATCGAGAAACTCATCCGGCTGCGTGTTCCCATCGTAGACGAACATCCGTATGTTTCGAATGCGGCGTCGATCCCCCTTCCACAGCGGGGAAATGGCAGCGGGGAAAGCCGCCCATCGCAAAACAACAGACGTCCGCAGAGTAACGGCAGCGGCGCGGCGCGTCCGAGCCAGCCGCAGCGGAATAGTTCGCAGTCTGCGCGCCGTTCTGGCAGCAGCTCAGAAGACCGGCGTTTTGAACATGGACGCCGTTCAGAATCGTCACGACGCAACGCCGGCTAG
- the benE gene encoding benzoate/H(+) symporter BenE family transporter yields MSSEPRLVRPTPPTFGSFIRNVRDLPESLSLSGITAGFIICLISYTGPLLIVLQAASAANLSPELTSSWIWAVVVGNGIATIFMSLLYRQPLTSPYSTAGAALLITSIMRFPPSEAIGAYIVCALAIIAMGISGMFGRVMNLIPQPIVMAVLGGVLLRFGLGIFNALDDAATNPLMILPMVAVFFWLRRVGFRAPTLGAMGVGIVIAAALDQLQFGGVVLSASLPVITWPTFSVNAVLSLSLPLFALAISSQYAPGQAVLIANHYDAPINGILTITGAISVVLAFFGGHGNVLGALTAAIVVSPDAQPDPDRRYASAVASGVWHVALGMFGTTVVAVFAAFPTVFVSTIAGLSLSGIIASSLGGAMEKPPYRDPAIVAFLCTAGDFTLLGIGAPFWGLVAGVAVYTLMTFSSQAVVDLE; encoded by the coding sequence ATGTCTTCTGAACCACGGCTGGTTAGGCCGACTCCTCCGACCTTCGGTAGTTTCATACGAAATGTGCGCGATCTGCCGGAGTCGCTGTCACTCTCCGGGATTACCGCGGGCTTTATCATCTGCCTGATTAGTTACACCGGTCCGCTCCTGATCGTGCTTCAAGCGGCAAGCGCGGCCAACCTCAGCCCCGAACTCACATCCTCCTGGATTTGGGCAGTCGTGGTTGGGAATGGCATTGCGACGATTTTTATGTCACTGCTCTACCGTCAGCCCCTGACCTCCCCATATTCGACTGCGGGGGCGGCACTACTCATTACCAGCATCATGCGCTTTCCACCGTCAGAGGCCATAGGCGCTTACATCGTCTGTGCACTGGCTATTATTGCAATGGGCATCAGCGGCATGTTCGGGCGCGTGATGAATCTCATTCCGCAGCCCATTGTAATGGCTGTGCTAGGCGGAGTCCTACTGCGCTTTGGCCTTGGCATTTTCAACGCACTCGACGATGCGGCCACGAATCCACTGATGATCCTTCCAATGGTCGCTGTCTTCTTTTGGTTGCGTCGCGTGGGTTTCCGTGCGCCGACTCTGGGTGCGATGGGTGTTGGAATTGTAATAGCGGCAGCGCTTGACCAGCTTCAGTTTGGTGGGGTCGTACTTTCTGCATCGCTGCCAGTCATCACCTGGCCAACGTTTTCGGTTAATGCGGTCTTGAGTTTGTCACTGCCCCTCTTCGCGCTGGCCATTAGCTCGCAATACGCGCCGGGGCAGGCCGTCCTCATTGCCAATCACTACGACGCCCCGATCAACGGTATCCTGACCATTACCGGGGCAATTTCAGTTGTGCTGGCGTTTTTTGGAGGGCATGGCAATGTCCTGGGTGCTTTGACCGCCGCTATTGTGGTCAGTCCAGATGCCCAACCTGACCCTGACAGGCGATATGCGTCGGCAGTGGCTTCAGGGGTTTGGCATGTAGCCCTCGGTATGTTTGGCACGACCGTGGTTGCGGTATTTGCAGCGTTCCCGACCGTATTCGTATCGACAATTGCTGGGCTCTCCTTAAGCGGCATAATCGCGTCGTCACTGGGAGGTGCGATGGAGAAACCCCCCTATCGCGATCCCGCAATCGTCGCCTTTCTTTGTACGGCCGGCGACTTTACGCTGCTTGGAATTGGCGCCCCGTTCTGGGGGCTGGTCGCAGGCGTTGCCGTCTACACATTGATGACGTTCTCGTCGCAAGCAGTGGTCGATTTAGAATAG